DNA sequence from the Paenibacillus azoreducens genome:
AACGTTCCGCTCCAGCCTGGATCCGGGAGATGCTGCATATAGGCGGGGTAAAAAGCGTATTCCATACGCTTGACTTTGTAGCGCTTGAACGCCAGGGCAATGCCGACTGGTCGGTCATTCTGGGGGAGGTGCAGGAACGTTTCGGTCAGGAAGGCGTGAAAAATGCGCTGCTGGAGGATGTAGAGAATTCCGCCGACCATTTTGGCGAAGCCGAGGTGCTGGTGCAGTTTTTCCGGGGCATCCCGATGCAGATCCGCGTTAAATCCGGCAAGCAGGAAGAGCGTCGAGCGCTGCCCCAGCGGTTTACGGAAGCGGTTATGGAAGTCGCGGCCGCAACCTTGATCAAAGAGCGAAAACTGAAGGATTACGGGGTCCGCTACGGCGAACTGCAAGAAATCGCGAACGAAGTGGAGCAGGAGCTTGAAGCGGCATTTCCGGAGGAACGCCTCAAGCAAGTGATTCAGCAGGCGATTGCCCATGGCGCCAGCAGCGAGGAATTTGAGGAAAAACGCCGCGAATTGAGCGGTGAAGAACTCCGTGAAGCGATGAACAGCACGGATTGGCGTGTGCGTTATGCCGCGCTCGACGGCATGTCGCCAACCGAAGAGCATCTGCCGCTCCTTCAAAAGGCGCTTCACGACGAAAAAATGCAAACCCGGCGGCTGGCGGTTGTGTACCTTGGCGATTTGCGCACGCCGGAAGCGATGGAACTGCTGTATGAGGCACTGAAAGACAGCTCGCCTACCGTGCGCCGCACAGCCGGGGACACCCTCTCGGACATCGGCGATCCGGCGGCTACGCCTGCCATGCTTGCCCTGCTCAAGGACAGCAGCAAAATCGTCCGCTGGCGCGCTGCCCGCTTCCTGTACGAAGTGGGAACGGAAGACGCCAAAGAAGCGCTGCAGGAAGCCGTCGATGATCCCGAGTTTGAAGTCAGTCTTCAGGCACGGATGGCGCTCGAGCGGATCGAATCCGGCGAGCAAGCGGCGGGAACCGTGTGGCAGCAAATGGCCAGACGCGACCGTTCCTAAAGCGAAAAATCGGGCTTTTGAAAGTTGTTCACACTTTACTTATAACCATAACGCAAAAAACCGAAAACCCTGAACAGCGGCCAAATCACGGCGATAACCGTTGATGGCCGCCTCCGTTTCCATATATATCTATTGCCATCCAATTGGCATTGCTTTAGTATTAGTAACGAATAAATACTTGAAGATAACCTCATCCTGCAAAGGTGAGGTAGAGGTTGCAAAAGCGATGAGTAACTGCCGGGGAGGCGTAAGGACCGCCGATACATCCGGGAGCGAAGGGCGCTTTTGCCGAAGTGTGCGGTTCGTCCTTCCGGATCCGCATGCTGGGGCTGTACCCGAAAGGGACAGAACTGTCACGGTCTTTCGGCACTTCTGAAAATTTGCCGAGCCGTGATGAGCTATCTTTCATGGATGCACGGATGCGGCTAACCAGAGGACTATAGATCAAGCCCGCAGGTACTCCATGCCTGCGGGCTTTTTTAGCTGGTAAATCCCCTTCCATGACAAGCTTTAAATCATTTAGAAGAGGTTGTTTCTCGGTGCTGAAAACCGACCTTTTTGAACACGACTTAGAAGGGAAGTTTTATAGTATGTCTAGCAAAACACCCGCGAACTCTTTGCGGCAAACTCTGAAAGCCCGTCACATGTCAATGATTGCCCTTGGCGGCTCTATCGGTACCGGGCTTTTCCTTGCAAGCGGGAGCGCGATATCCTCCGCGGGTCCGGGCGGGGCCATTCTGGCTTATTCCGCAATCGGACTTATGGTATATTTCCTCATGACGAGTCTGGGGGAACTCGCAACCTACCTGCCTGATTCCGGCTCGTTCAGCACGTACGGCAGCCGGTTCGTCAGTCCGGCTTTCGGTTTTGCGGTCGGCTGGAACTTCTGGTATAACTGGGCCATCACGATTGCCGCCGAACTGTCTGCCGCAACGGTGATCATTAAATATTGGTTCCCGGATTCCCCTTCGCTTTTGTGGAGCTTCCTGTTCCTGGCTTTGATGTTTGGCCTTAACGCACTTTCCGCCAAGGGATACGGCGAATCGGAATACTGGTTTGCGATTATCAAAATCGTAACGGTTATCATATTTTTGGTTCTTGGCACGCTGATGATTTTCGGTATTTTTAACGGTAAACCTGTCGGCTTCAGCAATTTCAATCTGGGTGGCAGTTCGTTCCACGGCGGCTTCTTCGCTTTCATCGGCGTATTTATGGCGGCCGGCTTCTCTTTCCAGGGAACCGAATTGATTGGTGTTGCTGCCGGGGAAAGCGAAAATCCGCGCGAAAACGTGCCGCGTGCCATCCGGCAGGTGTTCTGGCGGATTCTGCTTTTTTACATTTTGGCGATTGTAGTCATCGGCTTTTTGATCCCTTATACCAATCCGAATTTGCTTAAAACGGAACTGAACAACATCGGCGTCAGCCCTTTTACGCTTGTATTCGAAAAGGCCGGGCTCGCATTTTCCGCTTCCGTCATGAATGCGGTCATCCTAAGCTCCGTGCTGTCTGCCGGCAACTC
Encoded proteins:
- a CDS encoding amino acid permease — encoded protein: MSSKTPANSLRQTLKARHMSMIALGGSIGTGLFLASGSAISSAGPGGAILAYSAIGLMVYFLMTSLGELATYLPDSGSFSTYGSRFVSPAFGFAVGWNFWYNWAITIAAELSAATVIIKYWFPDSPSLLWSFLFLALMFGLNALSAKGYGESEYWFAIIKIVTVIIFLVLGTLMIFGIFNGKPVGFSNFNLGGSSFHGGFFAFIGVFMAAGFSFQGTELIGVAAGESENPRENVPRAIRQVFWRILLFYILAIVVIGFLIPYTNPNLLKTELNNIGVSPFTLVFEKAGLAFSASVMNAVILSSVLSAGNSGMYSSTRVLYAMAKNGLAPKMLGKLNSRGVPINALIMTTMIGMLAFLASLFGDGVVYNWLLNASGMCGFINWLGIAVCHYRFRRAFIAQGHSLDELPYRAKWFPFGPIFAFFLCMIAIAGQNTGAFTGASIDWYGLMVSYASIPLFLVIWFGYKWVKGSKLIPLDQCDLTTHNREN
- a CDS encoding virulence factor, with the translated sequence MKIKFIEPTPSPNSMKLHLDESLEPGIRKTYTLENERSAPAWIREMLHIGGVKSVFHTLDFVALERQGNADWSVILGEVQERFGQEGVKNALLEDVENSADHFGEAEVLVQFFRGIPMQIRVKSGKQEERRALPQRFTEAVMEVAAATLIKERKLKDYGVRYGELQEIANEVEQELEAAFPEERLKQVIQQAIAHGASSEEFEEKRRELSGEELREAMNSTDWRVRYAALDGMSPTEEHLPLLQKALHDEKMQTRRLAVVYLGDLRTPEAMELLYEALKDSSPTVRRTAGDTLSDIGDPAATPAMLALLKDSSKIVRWRAARFLYEVGTEDAKEALQEAVDDPEFEVSLQARMALERIESGEQAAGTVWQQMARRDRS